A single genomic interval of Bartonella sp. HY328 harbors:
- a CDS encoding TRAP transporter substrate-binding protein gives MITRRKLLQVGALSAGMLAAPHIARAQRAEYSYKYANNLPLSHPMNVRAMEAAERLKQETDGRFELKVFPSNQLGSDTDMLSQVRSGGIEFFTMSGIILSTLVPVAAINCLGFLFPDYPTVWKAMDGDLGAYIRQAIMKANLMPMDKVWDNGFRHTTTSTIPINKPEDFKGMKIRIPVSPSFTSLFKALGAAPVGMNFAEVYSALQTKVIDAHENPLPVISTAKLYEVQKYLSLTTHSWDGYWYLANSRAWRALPDDLKEVVAKNINQAGLDMRNDVQSMTTHLAKDLEDKGMIVNSVDTKLFRDAIRQTDFYSYWKGQYGEEAWSLLEQYTGKLV, from the coding sequence ATGATTACGCGTCGTAAATTATTACAAGTTGGTGCTTTATCGGCAGGCATGTTGGCGGCGCCCCATATTGCCCGCGCCCAAAGAGCTGAATATTCTTATAAATATGCCAATAATTTGCCCCTTTCCCACCCAATGAATGTAAGGGCAATGGAAGCGGCAGAACGGTTAAAACAAGAAACCGATGGGCGTTTTGAATTAAAAGTTTTTCCAAGCAACCAGCTTGGATCGGATACGGATATGTTAAGTCAGGTTCGCTCTGGCGGCATTGAATTTTTTACCATGTCGGGGATTATTTTATCAACGCTGGTACCAGTTGCTGCGATTAATTGCCTTGGCTTTCTTTTCCCCGATTATCCAACCGTTTGGAAAGCGATGGATGGTGATCTTGGTGCCTATATTCGCCAAGCCATTATGAAAGCCAATTTGATGCCAATGGATAAGGTTTGGGATAATGGTTTTCGCCATACGACAACGTCAACCATACCAATCAACAAGCCTGAAGATTTTAAAGGCATGAAGATACGCATTCCAGTGAGCCCAAGCTTTACGTCATTATTCAAGGCACTTGGCGCCGCACCCGTTGGTATGAATTTTGCCGAGGTCTATTCTGCTTTGCAAACCAAAGTGATTGATGCGCATGAAAATCCGTTGCCGGTTATTTCAACTGCAAAGCTTTATGAAGTTCAAAAATATTTATCATTAACTACCCATAGCTGGGATGGCTATTGGTATTTAGCCAATAGTCGTGCTTGGCGAGCATTACCTGATGATTTGAAAGAAGTTGTTGCCAAAAACATCAATCAGGCCGGTTTAGATATGCGAAATGACGTGCAATCCATGACCACCCATCTTGCCAAGGATCTTGAAGACAAAGGCATGATTGTGAACAGCGTTGATACAAAGCTTTTCCGTGATGCCATTCGCCAAACTGATTTCTATTCCTATTGGAAAGGTCAATATGGAGAAGAAGCTTGGTCCTTGTTAGAACAATATACCGGCAAGTTGGTTTAA